The sequence ATGAGCTTCATCGATGCTCACCAGCACTACTGGACGCTCGGCCTCGGCCACAACGATTGGCCCGGACCGGATCTGCGGCCGATATTCCGCGACTTCGGACCTGAGGATCTCAAGCCCCATCTGAGCGCGGCGGGTATCAGTCGAACCGTCCTGGTGCAGGCAGCGCCGAATATCGCCGAGACCGAGTTCCTTCTCGCGATCGCAGACCGGGAGGAGACGGTTGCGGCGGTGGTCGGCTGGGTCGACATCCTCGCCCCCGACGCTGCCTCCGAGCTCCAGCGGCTGAAGACGCATCGCAAATTCAAGGGAATTCGACCGATGCTGCAAAGCATCGCCGAAACCGCCTGGATTCTGCGGCCGGAAGCGATCGCCACGCTCGAGATGCTGCCGCGGCTCGACCTCCGTTTTGACGCACTGATCCAGCCGCGCCACCTGCCCGTGATCGCCGCGCTTGCCGATCGGCTGCCGGACCTTGCGATCGTCGTCGATCACGGCGCCAAGCCTTTTATTGCCGACGGAAGGTTCGAGCCCTGGCGGGCGGACATGGCGGCGCTCGCCAAACGTCCCAATGTCAACGTTAAGCTTTCCGGTCTTGTGACGGAAGCCGGCGGAGGATGGTCGATCGAGCGATTGCGGCCCTATGCCGCCCATCTCATCGACGTCTTCGGCGCCGACCGGGTGATGTTCGGCAGCGACTGGCCGGTGGTGCTCCTCGCTGCGGACTACGCGGCGTGGCTCGCCGCCGCCCGTGCGCTGACTGCGGATCTGACGGAATCGGAGCGGCAGGCGATATTTCTGGGGACGGCTACCCGTTTTTACGGAATTTCCGCCCTGTGAGGTACGAACGTCATGGCGCGTCAGGCCGGCGAAATGCTATTCCCCTATATTAGTAATATGATTCGAGTGAGCAGCTAGCCCTAAAAAGGCGGGGGTCTTTTTGTTGCGCTGCACAAGAAAAGTGGTAGTCTGAAAACGATTGCGGACACCAAGAGAAACACCCGCAAGGCTTGCGTCCGACTGGGAGCGGCGTTGTTGACTTCAAACAAGGGGTACGCATCCCATGTTCTACCAGCTCTACGAGATGAACCATGCCATGATGGCGCCGTGGCGCACCGCCGCGGATGCCATGCGGCTTGCCTTCAGCAATCCGATGAATCCCATCTCCCACACCTATTTCGGCCGCGCCGCGGCCGCTGGACTGGAAGTTTTCGAGCGCGCCACGCGCCGCTACGGCAAACCGGAGTTTGGCCTTCCTGAAACGATTATCGACGAGCAACCTGTGCCGGTCCATGAAAGGATCGTCTGGCGCGAGCCCTTCTGCAATCTCATCCATTTCGAACGCGCGCTTCCGAAGGGGCGCGCACCGGATCCGAAGGTGCTGATCGTCGCGCCGATGTCCGGTCACTATGCGACTCTGCTGCGCGGGACCGTCGAGACGCTGCTACCCTATTCCGATATCTACATCACCGACTGGATCGACGCTCGCATGGTGCCCTTGACCGAGGGTACCTTCGACCTCGACGACTATATCGACTATGTCATCCAGATGCTGCATTTCCTGGGGCCGGATACCCACGTGATCGGCGTCTGCCAGCCGGCCGTTCCGGTTCTGGCCGCGGTTTCCTTGATGGAAGCGGCAGAGGATCCGTTGTCGCCGTCGTCGATGACGCTGATGGGCGGTCCGATCGACACCCGCATCAATCCGACAGGCGTCAATCAACTGGCGGAAGAGCGGTCGATCGAATGGTTTCGCGACAACGTCATCATGCCGGTGCCGTGGCCGCAGCCTGGCTTCATGCGCATGGTCTATCCCGGCTTCCTGCAGCTCTCGGGCTTCATGTCGATGAATCTCGACCGGCACCTGGTCGCCCACAAGGAATTCTTCGCCCACCTCGTCAAGAACGACGGCGATGCTGCCGACAAACATCGCGACTTCTACGACGAATACCTGGCGGTCATGGATCTCACTGCAGAATTCTACCTGCAGACGGTGCAGGTGGTGTTCATGCAGCATGCACTGCCGAAGGGCGAGATGGTCCACCGCGGCAAGCCCGTCGATCCATCGGCGATCCGCAGTGTGGCGCTCCTGACCGTCGAGGGGGAAAACGACGATATTTCCGGCGTCGGACAGACCAAGGCGGCGCAAACGATCTGCACCAATATTCCCGACAATATGCGCCAGCATTATATGCAGCCGGATGTCGGCCATTACGGCGTCTTCAACGGGTCGCGCTTCCGTCGCGAGATCGCACCGCGGATAGTCGCATTCCAGCGCGAACATTCGCGCCGGGCAAGGCCGGTGAAGCAGGTCATCAAGGGCGGAAAATCAGCCTGATCCGGCCACCGACTGGAGCGGCGTTCAGATGCCGCTCCATGGATTTGGAGCAGGATTTTGCCGTTGCAGAGTCAAGGCCTTGCCCGATTCCCGCGCCGGCCATCTTGCAGAGGCGGCAGGCCTTTCCCACATCGTTTTCATCGGGCCGCAACGGGCGGCCCGGCTGATTGCGAGGAATCCTGAAGATGAACCAATCTGCACTGATCCGTCCGGACTGGACGCCTGCGACCATTGCGATGATGGTGCTCGGTTTCATTGTGTTCTGGCCTCTCGGCCTGGCGATGCTCGCCTATATTCTGTTTGGCGAGAAGCTCAGGTCCTTCAAGAAGGATGCCAACAGCAGCGTGGACCGCATGTGCGCCGGCTTCAAACGGAATCACCGCTCGCATTGGGCACATCATCGAACCGGCAATGTCGCCTTCGATGATTGGCGCGAAGCGGAGCTTGCCCGTCTTGAGGAAGAGCGCCGCAAGCTCGACGAAATGCGCGAGGAATTCGACGCCTATATGCGTGAGCTCCGGCGCGCCAAGGACCAGGAGGAATTCGACCGCTTCATGCGTGAGCGCAAGAACGGCGGCCCCGGCCCGGCGGCAGCAAGTTGATTCGATAGAAGCATCCGGCGTTTCATATGAAACGGCGGATGCTCGACAACTGCATTGCAGCAATTCAAAGTGCTACGGTGACCTTGTGCGTCTGAAAAGACGCCCGGCGCTGTGGACGCATGTCAACGGCTCCGCGAATCGGATAGAAAGGCGCCATGTTTTCCTCTCTCAAGCGGCGCCGTGACAGCGTATCGGCTTACGACATCACCAGGGACATCGAGGTCGCCGGCAAGGTACTGCCTTTGACCATTCGGCAGAACGCGCGCGCGACGCGAATGACGCTCCGTATTGAGCCCGGTGGGCGGGCACTGAAACTCACTGTTCCCGAGGGATTGCCGGACCGCGAAGTCAGCGCGTTTCTGACCCGCCATCAGGGTTGGTTGATGACGAAGCTGGCGCGGTTCTCCGGGGAGAGCGAACTTGAGCACGGTGGCTCGATCCTCATTCGTGGTGTCGCGCACCGCATCGAGAGGACCGGCAGAATTCGCGGGCTGACGGAAGCGGTAATGCTCGGCGACGAAGCAATTTTGCGGGTCAGCGGTGCGGACGAACATCTGCGCCGGCGCATCGCCGATTTCCTCAAAAAAGAGGCGCGCAGCGATCTGGAGCGGCTGGTCGCCGTTTATGCCGGCAGGATCGGGCGTCGCGCCCGCTCGCTCAGCCTGAAGGACACCCGCAGCCGCTGGGGGTCCTGTTCCGCCGACGGGAATTTGAGTTTTTCCTGGAGGATCGCGATGGCACCGCCGAAGGTGATTGCCTATCTGGCAGCGCATGAGGTCGCCCATCTCGAAGAAATGAACCATGGGCCGGCTTTCTGGTCACTGTGCGAAAAATTATGCCCGGACACCAATGAGGCCAAGCGCTGGCTGCGGCGCAACGGCACGATGCTGCACGCGATCGATTTCGGCTGATCGGCTGCCGATGTCCGTTTCGACCGAGGCTCACCCGCGAGCGCCTGTCGCTTCAGCTGGAGTGCATTGGGTGAGGCAATGGCCCAATGCAACGGCTTCCCCTTTGCGGGCGGTGGGAAGCAACGGTTTTGCTCGACTCGGGCGACATTTCGTGCAAGGTCCCTTCCCATGAAAACCGAAGTGAAGATTTGCGGACTGAAGACGATGGAGGCCCTCGACCGTGCCGTGGCGCTCGGCGCCTCGCATACGGGTTTTATTTTCTTTCCGAAGAGCCCGCGTAACATTGAGCCTGACGACGCGGGCCGTCTCGCCGAGCGCATCCGCGGCCGGGCCAAGATCGTCGCTGTCACGGTCGATGCGGACAATGACGATCTCGACGAAATCGTATCCGCGCTGAAGCCCGACATCCTGCAGCTTCACGGCGCCGAGAGCCCGGAAAGGGTGCTGACGGTCAAGGCAGTCTATGGCCTTCCCGTCATGAAGGCCCTTTCGATCCGTGAGCCGTTCGATCTCAAGAGGATCGATGCTTATCTGGGTATCGCGGACCGCTTTCTCTTAGACGCCAAGCCGCCGGCCGGTTCTGATCTGCCGGGCGGCAACGGTGTTTCCTTCGATTGGAGGCTGCTCGATGCGCTTGACGGAGCCGTCGATTACATGCTTTCCGGTGGACTGAATGCAGACAATATCGGCGCGGCTCTGGCGCTGACGGGCGCACGCGCCGTCGATATATCCTCCGGGGTCGAAAGCGCCCCGGGTGTCAAGGATTTGAAACTCATGGATGCGTTTTTCGATGCGGTTCGCCGCGCGGAAGCGCAAGGTCATGATCAGGGAGCAAGAAGTGAATCAGGCGCCTAAACCGAACTCCTTCAGAGCCGGTCCCGACGAGGAGGGTCGTTTCGGCATCTTCGGCGGCCGTTTCGTCGCTGAAACGCTGATGCCGTTGATCCTTGATCTTCAGGATGAATGGAACAAGGCCAAGAACGATCCGAGCTTCAAAGCGGAGCTCGAGAAACTCGGCACCCATTATATCGGCAGGCCCAGCCCGCTCTATTTCGCCGAACGCCTGACGGCCGAACTCGGCGGCGCGAAGATCTATTTCAAGCGTGAGGAGCTGAACCACACCGGCTCGCACAAGATCAACAACTGCATCGGCCAGATCCTGCTTGCCAAGCGGATGGGAAAGACCCGGATCATCGCCGAAACGGGCGCCGGCCAGCATGGCGTGGCATCGGCGACCGTCGCGGCGCGCTTCGGCCTGCCCTGCGTGGTCTACATGGGCGCCACCGATGTCGAGCGGCAGGCGCCGAACGTCTTCCGCATGAAGCTGCTCGGCGCCGAGGTAAAGCCGGTGACGGCCGGCAGCGGCACCCTCAAGGACGCGATGAACGAGGCGCTGCGCGACTGGGTGACCAATGTCGACAGCACCTATTATCTGATCGGCACGGCCGCCGGCCCGCATCCCTATCCTGAAATGGTCCGGGATTTCCAGGCCGTCATCGGCCAGGAAGCGAAGGAGCAGATTCTTGCAGCCGAAGGCCGGCTTCCGGATCTGATTGTTGCGGCGGTCGGCGGCGGCTCCAACGCGATTGGCATCTTCCATCCCTTCCTGGACGATGAAGGCGTCAAGATCGTTGGCGTCGAGGCCGGCGGCAAGGGCCTCGAAGGCGACGAGCATTGCGCTTCGATCACGGCCGGCTCGCCGGGCGTGCTGCACGGCAACCGAACCTATCTGCTGCAGGACGGCGACGGCCAGATCAAGGAGGGTCATTCCATTTCCGCGGGCCTCGACTATCCGGGCATCGGCCCCGAACATGCCTGGCTGAACGATATCGGCCGCGTCGAATATGTGCCGATCATGGACCATGAGGCGCTCGAAGCCTTCCAGACCCTGACGCGGCTCGAAGGCATCATTCCGGCGCTGGAGCCGTCGCACGCGCTCGCCGAGGTGATCAAGCGGGCGCCGAAAATGGGCAAGGACGAGATCATTCTGATGAATCTCTCCGGTCGCGGCGACAAGGATATTTTCACGGTCGGCAAAATTCTGGGTATGGGGCAATAACGATCATGACCGCACGCATGGAACAAAGGTTCGCCGACGTCGCGGCAGAGGGTCGACCGGTCCTCGTCACCTATTTCATGGGGGGCGATCCGGATTTCGAGACGTCGCTGGCGATCATGAAGGCGCTGCCGAAGGCAGGTGCCGACGTGATCGAGCTCGGCATGCCCTTTTCCGATCCGATGGCCGATGGTCCGGCGATTCAGCTTGCCGGGCAGCGTTCGCTCAAGGGCGGCCAGACGCTCGCCAAGACGCTCGAGCTTGCGCAGCGCTTTCGCAGCGAAGATCAGCGGACCCCCATCGTGCTGATGGGCTATTACAATCCGATCTACATCTACGGCGTCGACCGTTTCGTCACCGATGCGCTTGCAGCCGGTATCGACGGGCTGATCGTGGTCGACCTGCCGCCGGAAATGGATGACGAGCTTTGCATTCCAGCGCTGAAGAAGGGCATCAGCTTCATCCGTCTGGCGACACCGACGACGGATGACCGCCGCTTGCCGAAGGTTCTCGAAAACACCTCCGGCTTTGTGTATTACGTGTCGATGACAGGCATCACCGGCTCTGCCTTGCCGGACCCGTCGTTGATTGCCGGCGCCGTCGAGCGGATCAAATCGCACACGCAACTGCCCGTCTGTGTGGGCTTCGGCGTGAAGACGGCCGAGCATGCGCGGGCGATCGGCGCGTCGGCCGATGGAGTCGTGGTCGGCACGGCGATCGTCAACCAGATAGCGTCAAGCCTGACAGAAGAGGGCCGCGCTACCGAGGCGACGGTGCCGGGCGTCGAGGCGCTCGTCAGAGGGCTTTCGGCCGGCGTGCGCGCGGCAAGGCTCGCAGCAGCCGAATAATTGCCTATATTGACGCGCAGAAGCCGAAGGAAATCTTCAGGAGTTTATAAGTGAACTGGATCACAAACTACGTTCGGCCGAAGATCAATTCGATGCTGGGCCGCAGGGAGGTTCCGGAGAATCTCTGGATCAAATGCCCCGAGACCGGCGAGATGGTCTTCCATCGCGATCTTGAGGAGAACAAGTGGGTCATTCCGCAATCCGGCTATCATATGAAGATGCCGGCGAAGGCCCGATTGAAGGATCTCTTCGATGGCGGGATCTATGAAACGTTGCCGCAGCCGAAGGTGGCGCAGGACCCGCTGAAGTTCCGCGATTCGAAAAAATACATGGATCGTCTGCGCGATAGCCGCGCGAAGACGGAGCTCGAGGACACGATCGTTGCCGGTCTCGGCCGTGTTCAGGGCGTCAAGCTCGTGGCAGTCGCGCATGAGTTCAACTTCATCGGCGGCTCGCTCGGCATGGCTGCGGGTGAGGCGATCGTGAAGGCCTTCGAGAAGGCGATTGCGGAGAAATGCCCGCTGGTGATCTTTCCTGCTTCGGGCGGCGCCCGCATGCAGGAAGGCATCCTGTCGCTGATGCAGTTGCCGCGCACGACGATCGCGGTCAACATGCTCAAGGAGGCGGGTCTCCCCTATATCGTCGTCCTGACAAACCCGACGACCGGCGGCGTTACGGCGTCCTATGCGATGCTCGGTGATATCCACATGGCCGAGCCGGGTGCCGAAATCGGCTTTGCAGGCAAGCGGGTGATCGAGCAGACACTGCGCGAAAAGCTGCCGGAAGGCTTCCAGACCGCCGAATATCTTCTCGAACACGGCATGGTCGACATGGTGGTCAAGCGCCACGACATCCCGACTACGATCGCGCGCGTCCTGAAGATCCTGATGAAGAAGCCGGTCGAAGCGGCCAAACGCGAAGCTGGATCG is a genomic window of Sinorhizobium numidicum containing:
- a CDS encoding amidohydrolase family protein, yielding MSFIDAHQHYWTLGLGHNDWPGPDLRPIFRDFGPEDLKPHLSAAGISRTVLVQAAPNIAETEFLLAIADREETVAAVVGWVDILAPDAASELQRLKTHRKFKGIRPMLQSIAETAWILRPEAIATLEMLPRLDLRFDALIQPRHLPVIAALADRLPDLAIVVDHGAKPFIADGRFEPWRADMAALAKRPNVNVKLSGLVTEAGGGWSIERLRPYAAHLIDVFGADRVMFGSDWPVVLLAADYAAWLAAARALTADLTESERQAIFLGTATRFYGISAL
- the phaZ gene encoding polyhydroxyalkanoate depolymerase codes for the protein MFYQLYEMNHAMMAPWRTAADAMRLAFSNPMNPISHTYFGRAAAAGLEVFERATRRYGKPEFGLPETIIDEQPVPVHERIVWREPFCNLIHFERALPKGRAPDPKVLIVAPMSGHYATLLRGTVETLLPYSDIYITDWIDARMVPLTEGTFDLDDYIDYVIQMLHFLGPDTHVIGVCQPAVPVLAAVSLMEAAEDPLSPSSMTLMGGPIDTRINPTGVNQLAEERSIEWFRDNVIMPVPWPQPGFMRMVYPGFLQLSGFMSMNLDRHLVAHKEFFAHLVKNDGDAADKHRDFYDEYLAVMDLTAEFYLQTVQVVFMQHALPKGEMVHRGKPVDPSAIRSVALLTVEGENDDISGVGQTKAAQTICTNIPDNMRQHYMQPDVGHYGVFNGSRFRREIAPRIVAFQREHSRRARPVKQVIKGGKSA
- a CDS encoding DUF2852 domain-containing protein, which produces MNQSALIRPDWTPATIAMMVLGFIVFWPLGLAMLAYILFGEKLRSFKKDANSSVDRMCAGFKRNHRSHWAHHRTGNVAFDDWREAELARLEEERRKLDEMREEFDAYMRELRRAKDQEEFDRFMRERKNGGPGPAAAS
- a CDS encoding M48 family metallopeptidase, with the translated sequence MFSSLKRRRDSVSAYDITRDIEVAGKVLPLTIRQNARATRMTLRIEPGGRALKLTVPEGLPDREVSAFLTRHQGWLMTKLARFSGESELEHGGSILIRGVAHRIERTGRIRGLTEAVMLGDEAILRVSGADEHLRRRIADFLKKEARSDLERLVAVYAGRIGRRARSLSLKDTRSRWGSCSADGNLSFSWRIAMAPPKVIAYLAAHEVAHLEEMNHGPAFWSLCEKLCPDTNEAKRWLRRNGTMLHAIDFG
- a CDS encoding phosphoribosylanthranilate isomerase; translation: MKTEVKICGLKTMEALDRAVALGASHTGFIFFPKSPRNIEPDDAGRLAERIRGRAKIVAVTVDADNDDLDEIVSALKPDILQLHGAESPERVLTVKAVYGLPVMKALSIREPFDLKRIDAYLGIADRFLLDAKPPAGSDLPGGNGVSFDWRLLDALDGAVDYMLSGGLNADNIGAALALTGARAVDISSGVESAPGVKDLKLMDAFFDAVRRAEAQGHDQGARSESGA
- the trpB gene encoding tryptophan synthase subunit beta, which translates into the protein MNQAPKPNSFRAGPDEEGRFGIFGGRFVAETLMPLILDLQDEWNKAKNDPSFKAELEKLGTHYIGRPSPLYFAERLTAELGGAKIYFKREELNHTGSHKINNCIGQILLAKRMGKTRIIAETGAGQHGVASATVAARFGLPCVVYMGATDVERQAPNVFRMKLLGAEVKPVTAGSGTLKDAMNEALRDWVTNVDSTYYLIGTAAGPHPYPEMVRDFQAVIGQEAKEQILAAEGRLPDLIVAAVGGGSNAIGIFHPFLDDEGVKIVGVEAGGKGLEGDEHCASITAGSPGVLHGNRTYLLQDGDGQIKEGHSISAGLDYPGIGPEHAWLNDIGRVEYVPIMDHEALEAFQTLTRLEGIIPALEPSHALAEVIKRAPKMGKDEIILMNLSGRGDKDIFTVGKILGMGQ
- the trpA gene encoding tryptophan synthase subunit alpha, yielding MTARMEQRFADVAAEGRPVLVTYFMGGDPDFETSLAIMKALPKAGADVIELGMPFSDPMADGPAIQLAGQRSLKGGQTLAKTLELAQRFRSEDQRTPIVLMGYYNPIYIYGVDRFVTDALAAGIDGLIVVDLPPEMDDELCIPALKKGISFIRLATPTTDDRRLPKVLENTSGFVYYVSMTGITGSALPDPSLIAGAVERIKSHTQLPVCVGFGVKTAEHARAIGASADGVVVGTAIVNQIASSLTEEGRATEATVPGVEALVRGLSAGVRAARLAAAE
- the accD gene encoding acetyl-CoA carboxylase, carboxyltransferase subunit beta, coding for MNWITNYVRPKINSMLGRREVPENLWIKCPETGEMVFHRDLEENKWVIPQSGYHMKMPAKARLKDLFDGGIYETLPQPKVAQDPLKFRDSKKYMDRLRDSRAKTELEDTIVAGLGRVQGVKLVAVAHEFNFIGGSLGMAAGEAIVKAFEKAIAEKCPLVIFPASGGARMQEGILSLMQLPRTTIAVNMLKEAGLPYIVVLTNPTTGGVTASYAMLGDIHMAEPGAEIGFAGKRVIEQTLREKLPEGFQTAEYLLEHGMVDMVVKRHDIPTTIARVLKILMKKPVEAAKREAGSQVSALPVAASA